Proteins encoded in a region of the Nicotiana tomentosiformis chromosome 9, ASM39032v3, whole genome shotgun sequence genome:
- the LOC138899537 gene encoding uncharacterized protein: MDNGKSFDNRLMNNICELFGFKQHNSSMYNVVANGLAEAFNKTLCNLLKKVVSKSKWDWHDRMEVALWEYRTNHRMPTQATPYALVYGVEAVLPLKRQIPSLRLAIQEGITDEENARLRLAELEALDERRMEAQQNLECYQARLSRAFNKRVGPRSFQGSSLQNGMSHMSCKKLIQVGLTKLVDADGMRIGPINGKFLKKYYP; this comes from the exons ATGGATAATGGCAAGTCGTTCgacaataggttgatgaacaataTTTGTGAACTCTTCGGCTTCAAGCAACATAACTCTTCTATGTACAATGTTGTTGCCAATGGTCTAGCCGAGGCATTTAAcaagactctatgcaacttgttaaagaaagtcgtctccaaatccaaatGGGATTGGCATGACCGCATGGAGGTAGCTTTGTGGGAATATAGGACAAATCACCGCATGCCAACACAAGCGACCCCTTATGCACTCGTTTATGGAGTTGAAGCCGTCTTGCCACTCaagcgtcaaataccttcattacgattagctattcaagaaggcatcactgatgaagaaaatgctcgacttcgattagcagagttggaggctcttgatgagagaAGGATGGAAGCTCAACAGaatcttgaatgttatcaagctcgattgtctcgcgccttcaataaaagagttggcccaagatcctttcaa ggaagttcacttcaaaatgggatgagCCATATGTCGTGCAAGAAGCTTattcaagtggggcttacaaagctagttgatgcagatggcatgagaatcggccctatcaatggaaagtttttgaagaagtattatccttga